One part of the Aurantibacillus circumpalustris genome encodes these proteins:
- a CDS encoding polyprenyl synthetase family protein → MEVFEEKFKDAMKSSVPLLDKITTYIVKRKGKQIRPMFVFLSAQISGEINDSTHRAAALIELLHTATLVHDDVVDDSNERRGFFSVNALWKNKIAVLIGDFLLSKGLLLSLDNNDFHLLKIVSTAVREMSEGELLQIEKARRLDISEEIYFDIITKKTATLIAACCAAGTASVTNDEKAINLARDFGTLTGIAFQIKDDLFDFGTDDNIGKPTGIDIKEKKMTLPLIYALNNSTWLEKRKIINIVKNHNEESEEVKKVIDFVIAKGGISYANKIMHQYKDQALAVLKQLPENDARNSLERLLIYAIERKK, encoded by the coding sequence ATGGAAGTGTTTGAAGAAAAATTCAAAGACGCCATGAAGAGTTCGGTTCCGCTTCTCGACAAAATTACCACCTACATCGTAAAACGTAAAGGCAAACAAATCCGCCCCATGTTTGTGTTTTTATCCGCACAAATTAGTGGAGAAATTAACGACAGCACACACCGTGCCGCTGCACTTATTGAGCTTTTGCATACCGCCACTTTGGTACACGACGATGTTGTGGATGATAGCAATGAACGTCGCGGGTTTTTTAGCGTAAACGCTTTATGGAAAAATAAAATTGCTGTTTTAATTGGCGACTTTTTATTATCAAAAGGGCTTTTGCTTTCATTGGACAATAATGATTTTCACCTTTTAAAAATTGTGAGCACAGCTGTACGTGAAATGAGTGAAGGGGAATTGTTGCAGATTGAAAAAGCAAGACGATTGGATATTTCTGAAGAAATTTATTTTGATATTATTACTAAAAAGACTGCGACTTTGATTGCCGCTTGTTGCGCTGCAGGAACAGCTTCTGTAACAAACGATGAAAAAGCAATAAACTTGGCGCGTGATTTTGGAACCCTTACTGGTATAGCCTTTCAAATTAAAGACGACTTGTTTGATTTTGGAACAGATGACAACATTGGTAAACCAACAGGTATCGATATCAAGGAAAAGAAAATGACCCTGCCTTTAATTTATGCTCTGAATAATAGTACTTGGTTAGAGAAACGCAAAATCATTAACATCGTTAAAAATCACAACGAAGAAAGCGAAGAAGTAAAAAAAGTAATTGATTTTGTAATTGCAAAAGGCGGTATTAGCTATGCAAATAAGATCATGCATCAATACAAAGATCAAGCTCTTGCCGTTTTAAAACAGTTGCCAGAAAACGATGCCCGAAATAGCTTAGAACGTTTATTAATTTACGCCATTGAAAGAAAAAAATAA
- the rlmN gene encoding 23S rRNA (adenine(2503)-C(2))-methyltransferase RlmN, whose product MPKKDIRALSLPQLTQLFEEISEPAFRAKQVYDWLWAKGVVEFSQMSNLSKKLRDYLEENFAINAVQIHELQVSSDRTIKCAMRLHDNYVVESVLIPHQERMTACISSQVGCSLTCKFCATGKLKRMRNLNADEIFDQVVLVKNTANDRYEAPLTNIVYMGMGEPLLNYAEVLKSVEKITSPTGLGMSPKRITVSTAGVAKMIMKLGDDKVKFNLALSLHAANDEKRNKLMPINETNTLENLAEALLYFTEKTGSRPTFEYIVFKDFNDSLQDAQELVDYCKRVKSKVNIIEYNSIDGGEFQQTSTSRLLAFTKHLDSHGIICNVRHSRGKDIDAACGQLANKNKLISPELK is encoded by the coding sequence ATGCCAAAGAAAGATATACGCGCTTTATCACTGCCACAATTAACTCAATTGTTTGAGGAAATTAGTGAGCCCGCATTCAGGGCTAAACAAGTGTATGATTGGTTGTGGGCAAAAGGTGTTGTAGAATTCAGTCAGATGTCGAACCTTTCTAAAAAGTTGCGCGATTATCTGGAAGAAAATTTTGCCATTAATGCGGTTCAAATTCACGAACTACAAGTAAGTTCTGATCGCACCATAAAATGTGCCATGCGATTGCATGATAATTATGTGGTAGAAAGTGTTTTAATTCCGCATCAGGAAAGAATGACCGCCTGTATTTCATCACAAGTTGGCTGTAGTTTAACCTGCAAGTTTTGCGCAACAGGAAAACTAAAACGCATGCGTAACCTCAACGCTGATGAAATTTTTGATCAGGTTGTCCTAGTGAAGAATACTGCCAACGACCGTTATGAAGCCCCCTTAACCAACATTGTTTACATGGGAATGGGAGAACCTCTTCTAAATTATGCTGAAGTTTTAAAATCAGTTGAGAAAATTACGAGTCCAACAGGTTTAGGTATGTCACCGAAACGCATTACCGTTTCTACTGCCGGTGTTGCAAAAATGATTATGAAGTTAGGGGACGATAAAGTGAAATTTAATTTGGCATTGTCTTTACACGCTGCTAATGATGAAAAACGTAATAAGCTGATGCCGATTAACGAAACAAATACTCTCGAAAATTTAGCAGAAGCGCTTTTATACTTTACTGAAAAAACCGGATCACGCCCAACTTTTGAATACATTGTTTTTAAAGACTTTAATGATTCTTTACAGGATGCGCAGGAGTTAGTCGACTATTGCAAACGGGTAAAAAGCAAAGTAAATATTATTGAATATAATTCCATCGATGGTGGAGAATTTCAGCAAACAAGTACGAGCCGTTTGTTGGCATTTACAAAACACCTGGATAGTCATGGTATTATTTGTAACGTACGACATAGCCGTGGTAAAGACATTGATGCTGCCTGCGGTCAACTGGCAAATAAAAACAAACTTATTTCCCCTGAATTGAAATAA
- a CDS encoding amidohydrolase family protein — MRFLKADKLFDGKTYLSQDAVLVVDREGVLREIISENELDINKVEYVKGIISPGFVNAHCHLELSHLKNKIPQSTGLPAFAKQVVSLRNSFSIGEVFSAMHEANLEMQENGIVAVGDISNASDSFEEKQNSSIYYHTFIELLGLNPINAAAIFERGKNLLLELKSEKLAGSLAPHAPYSTSKELIQLISEFNFTNGLSFSIHNQESLEEKKFLEGSPSAFEELFSSLGLDLSWYKATGNSGLKHYFETLSNKPSILVHNTFSTSEDIQLSTKKNIYWCFCPGANMYIENKLPNFSLFANQKNKICFGTDSLASNTQLDVIAEANLVLQHSKEFSLENVLQALTFNGSEALGISDKFGRFIIGKNAGLNQLEFIDSKINFIKKIA; from the coding sequence GTGCGTTTTTTAAAGGCAGATAAATTATTTGATGGCAAAACTTACCTTTCTCAGGATGCCGTTTTGGTTGTTGATAGAGAAGGCGTTTTAAGGGAAATTATTTCCGAGAATGAGCTTGACATAAATAAGGTTGAGTACGTAAAGGGCATTATAAGTCCTGGTTTTGTTAATGCTCATTGCCATTTAGAACTGAGCCACCTTAAAAATAAAATCCCTCAAAGTACTGGATTACCAGCGTTCGCAAAGCAAGTGGTTTCTTTAAGGAATTCGTTTTCAATAGGGGAAGTTTTTTCAGCAATGCACGAGGCAAATCTTGAAATGCAAGAAAACGGCATTGTTGCTGTTGGCGATATTAGCAATGCATCGGATAGTTTTGAAGAAAAGCAGAACAGCTCAATTTATTATCACACGTTTATAGAATTGTTAGGTTTAAATCCCATAAACGCGGCAGCTATTTTTGAAAGAGGCAAGAATTTGTTGTTGGAGTTAAAATCTGAAAAGTTAGCAGGAAGCCTTGCGCCGCACGCACCTTATAGTACTTCGAAAGAATTAATTCAACTTATTTCAGAATTTAATTTCACCAATGGTTTGTCTTTTAGCATTCACAACCAAGAGAGTTTGGAAGAGAAAAAATTCTTAGAAGGAAGTCCGAGTGCTTTTGAAGAACTCTTTAGCTCTTTAGGATTAGATCTTTCCTGGTACAAAGCGACCGGAAATTCTGGCTTAAAGCATTATTTTGAAACCTTATCAAACAAACCGTCTATTTTAGTACACAATACTTTTAGCACTTCAGAAGACATACAATTAAGCACTAAGAAAAATATTTATTGGTGTTTTTGTCCTGGCGCTAACATGTACATTGAAAATAAACTTCCAAATTTTTCACTTTTTGCGAATCAAAAGAACAAGATTTGTTTTGGCACCGATAGTCTGGCGAGTAATACGCAACTGGATGTTATTGCCGAAGCTAATTTGGTTTTACAACATTCAAAGGAATTTTCTTTGGAAAATGTGTTGCAGGCGCTAACTTTTAACGGCTCTGAAGCATTGGGTATTTCTGATAAATTTGGACGTTTTATTATTGGTAAAAACGCGGGACTAAATCAATTAGAATTTATAGATTCAAAAATTAATTTCATAAAAAAAATAGCTTAA
- a CDS encoding MBL fold metallo-hydrolase yields the protein MLYLKTFTFNPFQQNSYLIYDDEGTAYLFDAGNSNASENEILRKFIENKKLNLKRFILTHAHIDHILGARFILDTYGLLPEMHEKEIFFIERMAQSGAMYGISVDQAPMPKTFIKEGDKITLGKYEFDCLFTPGHSPGSISFYNKENKLLISGDVLFYGSIGRSDLPMGDHETLIASIKNKLLVLDDDVKVYSGHGPATTIGFERLNNPFLV from the coding sequence ATGTTATACTTAAAAACATTTACGTTTAATCCTTTTCAACAAAATAGTTATCTGATTTATGATGATGAAGGCACTGCTTATTTATTCGACGCGGGAAACTCGAATGCTAGTGAAAACGAAATCTTAAGAAAGTTTATAGAAAATAAAAAGTTAAACTTAAAACGTTTCATTTTAACACACGCTCACATCGATCATATTTTAGGAGCACGTTTTATTTTAGACACTTATGGTTTGTTGCCTGAAATGCACGAAAAGGAAATATTTTTTATTGAAAGAATGGCACAAAGTGGCGCTATGTATGGAATTAGTGTAGATCAAGCGCCAATGCCTAAAACGTTCATTAAAGAAGGGGATAAAATTACGCTGGGTAAATATGAGTTTGATTGTCTTTTTACACCGGGGCATTCGCCAGGAAGTATTTCTTTTTACAATAAGGAAAATAAACTTCTTATCAGTGGTGATGTTTTATTTTATGGAAGTATTGGCCGCAGCGATTTACCCATGGGAGATCACGAAACTTTAATTGCATCTATTAAAAACAAACTTTTAGTGCTTGATGATGATGTGAAAGTATACAGTGGACATGGTCCGGCAACAACTATTGGTTTTGAAAGATTAAATAATCCGTTTTTAGTGTAA
- a CDS encoding NAD(P)/FAD-dependent oxidoreductase, with product MIDFIIVGRGLAAATLAHTFHKHSISFKIVGSDTMSSCSRVAAGIWNPVVFKRLTKSWLADDLIQELNTFYSECEFLLRKKIITQRSIIKPFTEDQEKTLWKKRAKGELESFLDEHIKLEATEELESYKIVNGYGIVNKCGNLNVADFIDATCEYFKELIINEKFDHSELQLTSEKLTYKEAVAKNIIFCEGYMVKENPLFNWIPLKPAKGEILTIKVPKLKSKNSIFNRNGFIMDVEEGLYRVGATYEWDDLTETPTEKGFQELQEKIKSMLDCDYTLLKHEAGIRPSSKDRRPIIGAHPKLKNAYVFNGLGTKGVMLAPYFAKNFVNSFLNKEPLHKEVDVKRFYTDYDNKG from the coding sequence ATGATCGATTTTATTATTGTGGGAAGAGGACTGGCAGCAGCAACGCTGGCACATACTTTTCATAAGCACAGTATTTCTTTTAAGATTGTTGGCTCTGATACCATGAGTTCCTGTTCTCGTGTCGCGGCAGGCATTTGGAATCCCGTAGTTTTTAAACGCCTCACTAAAAGTTGGCTTGCCGATGATTTAATTCAAGAACTAAATACATTTTATTCAGAATGCGAATTTCTTCTTCGAAAAAAAATCATTACCCAACGATCAATTATTAAACCGTTTACAGAAGATCAAGAAAAAACACTTTGGAAAAAAAGGGCAAAAGGGGAACTCGAAAGTTTTTTAGATGAGCATATTAAGTTAGAAGCCACTGAAGAATTAGAAAGCTACAAAATTGTAAATGGATATGGCATTGTAAATAAATGTGGTAATTTGAATGTGGCCGATTTTATAGATGCTACCTGCGAGTATTTTAAGGAACTCATCATAAACGAAAAGTTTGACCACAGTGAACTACAATTAACAAGTGAGAAGCTCACTTACAAAGAAGCAGTGGCCAAGAATATTATTTTTTGTGAAGGGTACATGGTAAAAGAAAATCCTTTGTTTAATTGGATTCCATTAAAACCAGCTAAGGGAGAAATTTTAACGATTAAAGTTCCAAAACTAAAATCTAAAAATTCAATATTTAACCGAAACGGTTTTATTATGGATGTTGAAGAGGGGCTTTATAGGGTAGGCGCTACGTATGAGTGGGATGATTTAACAGAAACACCTACAGAAAAAGGCTTTCAGGAATTGCAAGAAAAAATAAAAAGCATGCTTGACTGCGATTACACACTTTTAAAGCATGAGGCTGGTATACGTCCCTCTTCAAAAGATCGTCGTCCTATAATTGGAGCGCATCCAAAACTTAAAAATGCGTATGTATTTAATGGTTTGGGAACTAAGGGTGTTATGCTGGCGCCATATTTCGCAAAAAATTTCGTAAATTCCTTCCTTAATAAAGAGCCACTGCATAAGGAAGTGGATGTTAAAAGGTTTTATACAGACTATGACAATAAAGGGTAA
- a CDS encoding ATP-dependent zinc protease family protein — MTIKGKVKLIGRREFVDLPLLGIFGIEAKIDTGAYTSSLHCENISLNYENSKPILYFTIDLGQSKKFRFEEFRLKKIKNSFGEMEERYVIKTLLVIGKKKIYSTISLSNRDNMRYPMLIGRRLLKGKFLIDVNKIHTNGISLNGFPI, encoded by the coding sequence ATGACAATAAAGGGTAAAGTAAAGTTAATTGGTCGTCGCGAATTCGTCGATCTTCCTTTATTAGGTATTTTTGGTATTGAAGCAAAAATTGATACCGGTGCTTATACTTCTTCTTTGCATTGCGAAAACATCTCTTTAAATTATGAAAATTCAAAACCAATCCTTTATTTTACTATCGATCTGGGACAGTCTAAAAAGTTTCGCTTTGAAGAGTTCAGATTAAAAAAAATAAAAAATTCATTTGGTGAAATGGAAGAACGTTATGTGATAAAAACATTACTGGTTATTGGAAAGAAAAAAATTTATTCCACTATCTCGTTAAGTAATCGTGATAACATGCGTTACCCAATGCTCATCGGAAGAAGACTTCTAAAAGGAAAATTTTTAATAGACGTAAATAAAATTCATACTAACGGTATAAGCCTTAACGGATTTCCAATCTAA
- the rimK gene encoding 30S ribosomal protein S6--L-glutamate ligase, with the protein MKIAVLSRNKNLYSTQRLLEAGEQRGHEMVLLDHMKCVLVIEKGRPHIYFNGKEVLDVNAIIPRIGASATFYGSAVVRQFEMMHIFSAIESQALVRSRDKLRSLQILARAGIGIPKTAFASSPKDKDIDSVIENIGGAPCVIKLLEGTQGIGVILAENQKAAKSVIEAFLKLEANMLVQEFIKEAGGADLRVFIVDGQIVGAMKRQAKEGEFRSNLHRGGSASLINLTAEERSTAIKAAKKLGLGIAGVDLLQSSRGPLVMEVNSSPGLEGIEGATKVDIAGKIIEYVERNEFTKPGE; encoded by the coding sequence ATGAAAATCGCGGTATTGTCTCGCAATAAGAATCTGTATTCAACACAGCGTTTGTTGGAAGCTGGTGAACAAAGAGGGCACGAAATGGTGTTACTCGATCACATGAAATGCGTATTGGTTATTGAGAAAGGCCGACCGCACATTTATTTTAATGGAAAAGAAGTTTTGGATGTAAATGCCATCATTCCCAGAATTGGAGCTTCCGCTACCTTTTACGGTTCGGCTGTGGTAAGACAATTTGAAATGATGCATATTTTTAGCGCTATTGAATCTCAAGCATTGGTGCGTTCACGTGACAAACTAAGGAGCCTTCAAATTTTAGCCCGTGCAGGAATAGGAATTCCGAAAACCGCCTTCGCTTCTTCACCAAAAGATAAAGATATTGATAGTGTAATTGAAAACATCGGTGGCGCACCCTGTGTAATTAAGCTCTTAGAGGGCACACAAGGTATTGGAGTTATTTTGGCAGAAAATCAGAAAGCGGCTAAAAGTGTAATCGAAGCATTTTTAAAGTTAGAAGCAAACATGCTTGTTCAAGAGTTTATAAAAGAAGCGGGTGGAGCAGATTTGCGCGTATTTATTGTAGACGGACAAATTGTTGGGGCTATGAAACGTCAAGCAAAAGAAGGCGAATTTCGCAGTAATTTGCACCGTGGAGGTTCAGCATCTCTAATTAATTTAACTGCTGAAGAACGCTCAACGGCCATAAAAGCTGCGAAAAAATTAGGTTTAGGAATTGCCGGTGTCGATCTTTTGCAATCAAGCAGAGGTCCTTTGGTAATGGAAGTAAATTCGTCACCAGGGCTTGAAGGTATTGAAGGCGCGACAAAAGTCGATATCGCCGGAAAAATTATTGAATACGTAGAACGGAATGAGTTCACAAAACCGGGGGAATAA
- a CDS encoding succinylglutamate desuccinylase/aspartoacylase family protein has product MQETITINGQTIEPGQTKTVILNSYELHTKTKLEIPVIVIRSKKKGPTLLLSAGMHGEETNGIEIIRKVITRKDVRNLQCGTLIAIPVINVISFLFGSRDLPDGRDLNRCFPGNKKGSFGSRIAYDLMKHILPVIDFGIDFHTGGAKINNFPQIRCVFSFPENIALAEKFSAPLIIDSTYREGTFRKEAAKKGKPILVYEGGESMRFDYRAINEGVTGCMRLMKAYKMISTEAPGENPSVKIKKDTWVRANSSGLFHMSVNNGARVAEGDLLGIIFNPFGEIEKKILSPVTGYIVGINNQPVVNQGDALIHIGMEEA; this is encoded by the coding sequence GTGCAAGAAACAATAACAATCAACGGACAAACAATAGAACCAGGACAAACTAAAACGGTGATCCTGAATTCTTACGAACTTCATACGAAGACAAAATTAGAAATCCCTGTAATAGTTATTCGTTCAAAAAAGAAAGGTCCAACGTTATTGTTAAGTGCTGGAATGCATGGAGAAGAAACAAATGGCATTGAAATTATTCGTAAAGTAATTACGCGAAAAGATGTGCGTAATTTACAATGCGGCACTCTTATTGCAATACCTGTAATCAACGTTATTTCTTTTTTGTTTGGTAGTCGTGATTTACCGGATGGCCGTGACCTTAACCGATGTTTTCCAGGAAACAAAAAGGGTTCTTTTGGAAGTAGAATTGCGTACGATTTAATGAAACATATTTTGCCAGTGATTGATTTTGGTATCGATTTTCATACAGGTGGAGCTAAGATTAACAATTTTCCTCAGATCCGTTGTGTTTTTAGTTTTCCTGAGAACATTGCTTTGGCAGAAAAATTTTCAGCACCACTAATTATTGACAGTACATACCGCGAAGGTACTTTTAGGAAAGAAGCCGCAAAGAAAGGCAAACCTATATTAGTATATGAAGGTGGCGAAAGTATGCGCTTTGATTATAGGGCAATTAATGAAGGCGTTACAGGATGCATGAGGCTGATGAAGGCGTATAAAATGATAAGTACGGAAGCGCCTGGAGAAAATCCTTCTGTAAAAATTAAAAAAGACACTTGGGTACGGGCGAATAGCAGCGGCCTTTTTCATATGAGTGTGAACAATGGCGCCCGGGTTGCTGAAGGAGATTTATTAGGAATAATTTTTAATCCCTTTGGAGAAATTGAGAAAAAAATACTTAGCCCCGTAACGGGATATATAGTGGGCATCAACAATCAACCCGTTGTAAACCAAGGGGACGCCTTGATTCATATAGGCATGGAAGAAGCGTAA
- a CDS encoding Sec-independent protein translocase subunit TatA/TatB: MITNQFILFLNLGGGEVVMIVLVILLLFGGKGIPTIAKTLGKGIREFKDATDGIKKDIRDSTSGITDQITEHIQEVKKEVEKD, encoded by the coding sequence ATGATAACAAATCAATTTATTTTATTTTTAAATCTAGGCGGTGGCGAAGTAGTCATGATCGTTCTGGTAATCTTACTTTTATTTGGAGGAAAAGGAATACCAACAATTGCTAAAACATTGGGAAAAGGTATACGTGAATTTAAAGATGCTACAGACGGTATAAAAAAAGACATTCGCGATAGTACAAGTGGTATAACGGACCAAATTACCGAGCACATTCAAGAAGTAAAAAAAGAAGTCGAAAAGGATTAG
- a CDS encoding purine-nucleoside phosphorylase has protein sequence MLEQIEFTTKNILSKTNNFSPIVGIILGTGLGGLVKEITVEYTLPYEDIPNFPISTVEGHKGKLIFGELGGKKVMAMQGRFHFYEGYTMQEISFPVRVMKALGVKTLCVSNACGGMNPNFEVGELMIINDHINLFLSNPLIGKNEPSLGPRFPDMGETYKKTYVNLAKEIAKENNIKVSEGVYAGLTGPCFETPAEYRWLWRIGADVVGMSTVPEVIVAKHSGIDVFGISIVTDLGVEGSVQTVTHEEVMHIANLQEPKMTLIMKELVKRI, from the coding sequence ATGTTAGAACAAATAGAATTCACCACAAAAAATATACTTAGCAAAACCAATAATTTTTCGCCTATTGTCGGAATCATTCTCGGTACAGGACTTGGAGGCTTGGTAAAAGAAATCACTGTAGAGTATACCCTTCCCTACGAAGACATTCCAAATTTCCCAATTAGCACAGTTGAAGGTCATAAAGGAAAATTAATTTTTGGAGAATTGGGTGGTAAAAAAGTAATGGCTATGCAAGGCCGTTTTCATTTTTACGAGGGATATACCATGCAAGAAATAAGTTTTCCGGTTAGGGTTATGAAAGCCTTAGGCGTAAAAACGCTTTGCGTTAGTAATGCTTGCGGTGGAATGAATCCAAATTTTGAAGTAGGTGAATTGATGATTATTAACGATCACATTAATTTGTTTCTGAGTAATCCACTCATTGGAAAAAATGAACCATCTCTTGGACCTCGTTTTCCCGACATGGGTGAAACGTATAAAAAAACTTACGTAAATCTTGCCAAAGAAATTGCCAAAGAAAATAATATTAAAGTAAGCGAAGGGGTTTACGCAGGCTTAACTGGCCCTTGTTTTGAAACTCCAGCTGAATACCGTTGGTTATGGCGCATAGGTGCTGATGTTGTTGGAATGAGTACTGTACCCGAAGTAATAGTTGCTAAACATTCTGGTATAGATGTTTTTGGGATTAGTATTGTCACAGATTTAGGAGTAGAAGGAAGTGTTCAAACCGTAACGCATGAAGAAGTCATGCATATAGCCAATTTGCAGGAACCTAAGATGACTTTAATTATGAAGGAATTGGTAAAACGAATCTAA
- the lpxK gene encoding tetraacyldisaccharide 4'-kinase: MPIAFLYGIITFIRNSLYDWRILKEKKFDVHTIGVGNLAVGGAGKTPLVEYLIRLLKKEDPNIATLSRGYKRKSIGFVLADENSTAEDIGDEPLIYKLKYKVQVAVDVRRVSGIKKLIALKQTAPKIILLDDVFQHRSIRCGLNVVVSDYHNLYYNDFMLPAGTLREFKRGINRADIIIITKTPENTSPIDIRNIIKDVNPKAHQQVFFSYLKYGELYMPDNQNTKLDTLNELFRFRVISFAGIANAQPMVNYLKEYAAEVRHLPFPDHHEYTLKDLHDIERYYNSFEGGNKILVTTEKDLMRLKNPLVWEIAKTMNIYILPVEVTFKDKEEELNEIILKYVRTNRIHHKKYT, encoded by the coding sequence ATGCCTATTGCATTCCTTTACGGCATCATCACCTTTATTAGGAACAGTTTGTACGACTGGCGGATTTTAAAAGAAAAAAAATTCGATGTGCATACCATTGGAGTTGGAAACCTCGCTGTGGGAGGTGCGGGGAAAACGCCCTTAGTTGAATACCTCATCCGATTATTAAAAAAAGAAGATCCAAACATTGCTACACTAAGTCGAGGTTACAAACGAAAAAGTATTGGTTTTGTGCTTGCAGATGAAAATAGTACAGCTGAAGATATCGGCGACGAACCTCTTATTTACAAACTAAAATACAAAGTACAAGTAGCCGTTGATGTTAGACGCGTAAGCGGAATAAAAAAATTAATTGCCTTAAAACAAACAGCTCCAAAAATAATTCTGCTTGACGATGTCTTTCAACACCGCTCTATCCGATGCGGTTTAAACGTTGTAGTCAGTGACTACCACAATCTGTATTATAACGATTTTATGCTACCCGCTGGAACCTTGAGGGAGTTTAAAAGAGGCATCAATCGTGCTGATATTATTATTATTACTAAAACCCCTGAAAATACTAGCCCAATCGATATACGAAATATTATTAAAGATGTAAATCCAAAGGCTCACCAACAAGTGTTTTTTAGTTATCTAAAATACGGCGAACTGTATATGCCAGATAATCAAAACACTAAATTAGATACTTTGAATGAATTGTTTCGTTTTCGCGTTATCTCATTTGCAGGTATTGCAAACGCACAACCAATGGTTAATTATTTAAAAGAATATGCCGCAGAAGTACGTCACTTGCCATTTCCCGACCATCATGAATACACACTAAAAGACTTGCACGATATTGAACGCTATTACAATAGTTTTGAAGGCGGAAATAAAATATTAGTCACCACCGAAAAAGATTTAATGCGTTTAAAAAATCCTTTGGTATGGGAAATTGCCAAAACAATGAATATTTACATACTCCCTGTGGAAGTAACTTTCAAAGACAAGGAAGAGGAATTGAATGAGATTATTTTAAAATATGTTAGAACAAATAGAATTCACCACAAAAAATATACTTAG
- a CDS encoding DUF4294 domain-containing protein: MDRFKPYSKVHLALFYASSFVFGSFSLFSQSTALANDILTPLETGFRCRTEIVGLDTFPLIVCDEVEIITNFIFTNNRQKEQWTKIKFNVKKVYPYAILAAAKLKEYDRALEKIKDEKLKKTFLKVCEKDLRSEFEDELSNLSVSQGKILMKLIDRETEKTTYEIVKQLRGGFQAAMWQTVARIFGHNMKTKYDARVEDLMVERAVKLVEAGQF; encoded by the coding sequence ATGGATCGTTTTAAACCATATTCTAAAGTACACCTTGCATTGTTTTATGCCTCCTCGTTTGTTTTTGGTTCATTTTCACTTTTTTCGCAATCAACGGCACTTGCAAACGATATATTAACCCCACTCGAAACTGGTTTTCGCTGTCGTACAGAAATAGTGGGGCTGGATACTTTTCCGCTTATTGTGTGTGACGAAGTAGAAATTATAACCAATTTTATTTTCACTAATAACCGTCAGAAGGAACAATGGACTAAAATTAAGTTTAATGTTAAAAAGGTATATCCTTATGCCATTCTAGCAGCCGCAAAACTTAAAGAATACGACAGGGCCCTTGAAAAAATTAAAGATGAAAAGCTAAAAAAGACCTTTTTAAAAGTGTGTGAAAAAGACCTTCGTTCTGAATTTGAAGATGAACTTTCGAATCTGAGTGTATCGCAGGGGAAAATCTTAATGAAACTCATTGACAGAGAAACTGAAAAAACTACCTATGAGATTGTGAAGCAATTAAGGGGGGGCTTTCAGGCAGCCATGTGGCAAACCGTTGCCCGTATTTTCGGCCATAATATGAAAACAAAATACGATGCACGTGTTGAAGATCTTATGGTGGAGCGCGCTGTAAAATTAGTTGAGGCGGGTCAATTTTGA